The DNA region GCGATGGCGCCCGCGTCCTGCATCGCGAGGATGCCGTCGACGTGGCGCTCCATCGTGTCGATGCTCTCCGCGACGTACCTCTCGGGGTCGCGCTCGCGGAGTTCGTCGGCCTCCGCGACGGTGTAGCCCGACGGGTAGTACCCCTCCAGTTCGTCGTGGGCGGAGGTCTGGTCGGTGACCACGTCCGGGACGAACCCGCGCTCCTCCATGCCCTCGAACATGTCGGCCGCGTTCATGTGTAGGCCGATGGAGTACGGCTCGCCGTTCGCGGCGGCTTCCTGGGCCTTCTCGATGGCCTCGTCGAGGTCGTCGGTCTTCTCCATGCAGTAGCCCGTCTCGATGCGGCGGTCGATGCGGTGTTCGTCGACCTCGGCCGCGATGCAGACCCCGTGGTTCATCGTCACGGCGAGGGGCTGTGCGCCGCCCATGCCGCCGAGGCCGCCCGTGACGGTGATCTTCCCCCGCAGGCCGTCGTTGTCGGGGTAGTGCTGGCGGGCCAGTTCGGCCAGCGTCTCGTAGGTCCCCTGGATGATGCCCTGCGTGCCGATGTAGGCCCACGACCCGGCCGTCATCTGGCCGTACATGATGAGCCCCTTCGACTCGAGTTCGTGGAAGTGCTCCCAGTCGTCCCACTTCCCGACGAGGTTCGAGTTCGCGATGAGGACCCGCGGGGCGCGCTCGTGGGTCTGGAAGACGCCGACGGGCTTGCCGGACTGGACGAGCAACGTCTCGTCGTCCTCCAGGTTCCGGAGCTCGTCGAGGATGGCATCGTAGGCGTCCCAGCTCCGGGCCGCGCGGCCGGTGCCGCCGTAGACGACGAGGTCCTCGGGCTTCTCACCGACCTCGGGGTCGAGGTTGTTGTTCAGCATGCGCAGGGCGGCCTCCTGTCGCCACCCCTTGCACTCGATGTCCGTGCCTGTCGGTGCCCCCTGGTACTCCCGCCACTGCTCGGAGGGTTCGCCGACATCGTGTCGCTCCTCGGACTCGGGTTGTTGCGCCATACCATAACGATGGACCGCCAGTTGGATAGAATACCCCCTCCGTTCGGTCATACTTTTATATAGTCCGTGCGATAGGGTGGCCATGTACGAGGCCGTGTTCCGCATCGTGGGTGGCGGGGCGTACGAGGTCGCGACCGATGGGACCGACACCTCCATCGAGGTGTGGTGTAACGACCACTGCGACCTGTTGCACGTCAGTGGTTCGGGCGGCGACCGCGTGCTCGACGAGGTGGAACAGACGGTCGGTATCAGGGAGCGCCTCTCACAGGGGAACGAACAGGTTCTCATCACCGCCGACTGCCTGACCGCCCACATGGAGAACAACGTCGAGACCTACCTCGCCAGCCACGGTTGTCTCCTCGTGCCGCCGCTGAAGTACGTCGATGGCGCGAAACACGTCCGGGCACTCGCCCTGGATGCGGACTCGCTGTCGGCCGTGTATCACGACCTCACCGAGGAGTGCACCGTGTCGGTGGAGTCGAAGCGTGAGATACGGTCGGTGACGCCCGACGCGCCACTGCTCACGGTCGACGCCGTGTTACCGGAGCTGTCCTCACGCCAGCGCGAGGCCTTCCTGACCGCCCACGAACGCGGCTACTACGAACTTCCGCGGGAGACGACGACCGAGGAGATCGCCGCGGTCATCGGTGTCAAGCGCCGGACCGTCGAGGACCACCTGCGCCGTGCCGAGAAGAAGATCGCCGATTCGCTGGTCGAGTACCTGTAGCAGGACTACAGCAGCCCCAGCGCGGCGACCAGATGGGTGATGCCCGCGATGAGCGGGAGCAGGATGACCGTCCGGAGGACGAACAGCGCCAGCAGGTCCCGGAAGCGGATGGGCACGTCGCTGAACATGTCCATGATCATCGGGCCGACGCTGGAGAAGAAGATGAGCTGGGAGACCGCGAGGACGGCGACGAAGAACTTCGCCTTCACCGCCACGCCCGTCACCAGCAGGACCGGGACGTACATCTCGGTGATGCCGACGATGGTCGCGGGCGCGACTGTCTCGGCGTTCGGGATGCCGAGTGCGGCGACGACCGGCGTGAGGGGCTTCCCGAGGATGTCGAAGACTGGCGTGTTCGCGGACAGGAGCGTCGCGGCCAGCCCGACCGCGAGGATGGTCCCCAGGATGAGACTCGTCAGCTGCAGGCCATCGACGAACCCGCGCTTTGCAGCCTGCACGAACGACTCGCCCTCCTCGGCCTTGCCGACGGCCTCGCTGATGGCGAGCTTGACGTAGTCACCGGGCGACCCAGAGAACGCGAGTTCCGGGTCCGGCTCCGCGATGTACTCCGGGTCCGTGGTCGAGATGGGGGGAATCCGCACGAGGATTATCGCGGTGACGGTGACACAGAAGAAGTACGCCGCGAAGATGAGGGGGAACAGGGGGAGCATGTCCAGCGTCGCCGCGACCACACCGACGAAGCCGACGGACACCGTCGAGAAGCAGGTCGCGATGGTGAACACGTCGCGCTTGTGGTAGCCGCCCTGCTCGAAGACGTTCCGGGTGACGTAGAGGCCGACGCTGTAGGAGCCGACCCACGAGGCGAGGCTGTCCAGCGCGGCGCGCCCGGGCACCTTGAACAACGGCTTCATCACGGGACGCGCGAGGGTGCCGACGAACTCCAGCCCGCCCAGTTCGACGAAGATGGTGATGAAGATTGCGCCGATAGGGATGATGATACCGACGCTGTACACCAGCGTCCCCCACATGAGCCCACCGGTCCCGGGCGTGTGCAGCCAGCCGGGACCGAGCTTGAAGAACATGACCGGGGCGAGGACGAGACCGGACACGCGGAGCAACCAGAACACGCCCGAGGTCTCGAAGGACGAGAGGTCGAAGTCGCGGAACTCGCCGTCACCCACCATCGCGAGCGTGGTCAGCACGCCCCCGGCGACGATGATGGCCAGCGAGTAGACGCCGACCGCGTCCGGGAAGGTCTCCGTGATGGTGCTGACCGCGATGTCGAAGGGGACGGTTATCTCGCCCTGGTACGGCACCGGCAGGAGGAAGAACACCCCGCCGATGAGGAACGCCACGACGAACTTCGCGACCGGCCGCATCGCGAACTCCTGTAGGTTCACGTCCTCGATGTTCCGTGCGGACGGTTCCGTGTCGACCGTGTACGTGCCACCTGTTTCGGTAGACATTGACACACTATTTCCGATTGTGCAGGATAGTCCTGCGACCACCATCTGGTGTGGGTTTTATATATGGCTGCGGTCGACACCACCGATTTCTGAATCAGAACTCGTCGTGGCCTGCATCGGCGAAACCGAGAACCAGAACGAACCGACGTTTCGAAAGTTAGTGCTACGACGCCCGCGGCTGCACGACGACCCGGACGACCGTGTCGTCACGGACGACGTAGAACTTGTTCGCCTGGAAGCCAGCACCGTGGACCTGTCCCTTCGTCGAGCTCACGACCGCGCTCGACCCGTCTGCGAGGGCCTGGTCGACCGCGGCATCGACCGGACTCCCGTCGGGCACCTCGGACGAGTCGTAGACCTGTTCGTCGCTCATCGGGGAGTCAACGACGGTCGCCCGGAGTTCGACCGGGGCGAGTCACTGGCACCCAGCAACACGCCGAGGAGGACGACGATTCCAGCGAGAGCGACGAGGCCGACCAGTACCTTGCTGGCCGTGCTGAGGCCGCCACTCTCGGGATTGACGGGGAGGGACCAGCGGGGCATGTGCGGGGTTTCCAGCATCCGGGTGAAGTGTCTTGGGGTGGAGGGGAAGAGATCCCCGATGACAGGGTAACTCGGCAATCGCGTTCTCCGCGGTGATAGGTTCGTGTCGGCTTCCCGTCCTGGTCCTTACCCACCCAGCACCGCCTGTATCACGAACAGCGAGGCGACGCTGACGAGCACCAGTGTGGTGAGCACCAGCGCGACGGGTCGGACCCCCGTCTCTCGGAGGTCCCCCACGTCGACGCTCAGGCCCAGACCGGCGAACGCGAACAGGAACAGCCAGCGGTAGGCGTGGGTCAGCTGGGTCGTATCGGCGGACGAGACGAGCGCGGTCGAGGTGAGCACCATGACGGCGAAGAAGCCGATGACGAACTTCGGGAAAGACGACCAGAGCGTGGCTGCGGAGACAGCCGACTCGCCGGCTTCACCCCGACCTGCGTACCGGATCGAGTAGGCGGCGACGAGGCCGCCGAGCAGCAAGTTCCGTGTGAGTTTCGTGACGGTGGCCCACTGCCCGGCGGTCTCCGAGACGGCGAAGCCGGCGGCCGTGACGGGTCCCGTGCTGAACATCGTCAGCCCTGCCCAGACGCCGAAGACGCGGTCCGCGAGACCGAGCCACTCGCCGACCGCCGGGTAGACGAACAGGGTGACGACGTCGAACAGGAGGATGGTACCGGCTGCGTAGGCGATCTGCTCTTCGTTCGCGCGGATGCTGCCAGCGACGCCGACGACCGCCGAGACGCCACAGATTCCTGCACCGGCGGCCAGTAGCGAGCCGAGTTTCTGGGGGACATCGAAGACGGACACCGCGAGGAGTTCGACGAGCAGGATGGTCCCGAGGACCCCGAATGCGACCACGAGGGCCAGTTCCGCCCCAGCCTCGAGTAGCGTCTCGAGGGAGATGCGTGCACCCATCAGGACGATACCTGCCTCGAGCCAGAGCTTGTGCGTCTCGGTACCGGGTGAGAGCCGGTCGGGGACACCGACGAGGTTCCCGAGCAGTATTCCGATCGCGACCGCCGCGATGAGGGCGTTGACGTACGGGACGACCTGACTCAGAAGCCGGGCGACGAGGCCGATACAGATGAGTGCAGCGACACCGGGGAGGTACGACCACAGGCTCGCCACGAGAGTGGGAGAATCGGCCGGGCCAGCCTCACTGCGTTCTGTCACCGCTGGTCACCAGGGGACCGTCACCCCGACCTCGACCAGGAGGGTGACGACGATTCCGACGGTGATAGCTTTCCAGCCGCGGTCGATGGCCCTCCAGCGATGCAAGAGACGCTCTCTCACTGATGTAGAGTCGGTCGGTTGCATGTCGGTAGTTGTGATGGTGGGTGTGGTGAGCCGTCGTGTGGTTGGTGTCACTCCGAGATAGCGGATACTTTTTCCGCGGTCGGAGTACAGGAGGCGACGACCCCGCCGGGTCGCCCCCGCCGATGAAACCGTGGTCGTGCTCAACGGCCCTGTGCCTGTTCGAGCGTCGGTCCCGGTGGGATTAACCTTCTTCGGTCTGGGCGAGGTCCCTGGATGGGAGGAACATCCGTCTTCTAACTCTCCACAGTACCAGCAACATTTTCTGTTATTCCGGACGGGAAATTGACTGCGCTCCTGATTGGAGCGCTATCACACGACAGCCACTGTCCTGGCACCTCGCCGACTCTGCACACGGGTTTCCAACCGACTTCTACGTTTCCCACAGGACCACGACAACAGAACTCACAATCTCGTAGAACGGTGCTTCGGCGGCAGATTCCAGTGAGAGCGACTCGTGCCCGGTCGAATCGCCGCAAGACGTTTCCTGCTGCTCCTCCGATACCGAGGTGATGGCCGCCGACGCGACCGAGACGCCGCCGGACGGTGCCCCCGACGACCTCCGGGTGCTCGACCGCCGAACAGACGGCCTGCTCGTCCGTGACCTCGCCGGCGGTCCGGACTGGCGCGCGGTTCGCGCCGAGTCGGACCCGTGCGCCGCCCTGGACTCGCAACTCGGCGGCACCGTACTCGTTCGAGACAGCGAATACCCACCCGAGTTCCAGCGACAGGTCGACCGCCTCCGGCCGGGCTACCGGGTCCACGGCGGACTCCGCCGGGAACCCGACGGCTGGGGGTTCGATTCGACGGCCGATCTCACCGTCCACGAGGCCGTGACGCTCGACTACGCGACCGAGGCCAGGTGGGCGTTCGCCCCCGCAGAGGGCCTGTGGCAGGACGCGGTCGAGGCCGCAGGCGGGGAGCGACGCGTCGCCTCAGGCGCAGAGGTGCTGACCGACGATTTGGACCGGCCCATCGCCCACTGTCACGTGTTCGCGGACCCGGTGGGTGCCCCCGACCCCCCTCTCCTCGCCGAGATGCGCACCGGGCGGTCCCCACACCTCGAACTGTTCACCACGGACCCCGGCGACGACCTCGACGGCGAGGTAGTCGACGTCATCGTGGTCTCGCCAGCGGAGCGCCCCTACGTCGCGGTCCTTTCGGTCGCAACCGGTGGGGAGTGGCTCTCGCACGACGTGCGCGAGGAGGTCGGCCTGCCGGTAGTCCACGCTGGCACGACCGGTTCCAGAACCGCGGCACAGCCGGTCCGCTGGCACGACGAGTACCTCCGACACGAGCGCGTCGACGGCGAAGACAGGCTGTACGAGCGCAAGGGTGCGGCGGCCGACGGCCCAGCTGTGGGCGATACCGACCAGGGTTACATCCAGGTTTCGACCGGTGCGGTCCACGACACGTCGACCATCCACGGCAGCAGCGTCGGGACCGACCGCGTCTACACCAGCACCGCGGCTGGTGATCCGGTCGAGGTCGCCAGGGTACAACGCACCGGAGACTGACCGCTTCCAGCAGGCCGACAGATAGTCGGACAGACTTCACAGCCCGACGACGTGTCATCGTAGCGTTTTTTCCACATCGCGGGTGACCTTCGAGACGATGACCAGCGGGTGTTCGCGATGACAGGCGACGACCACCCCCACGGCCGGTTCGGGGGCTGGCCGACGGACCGCGGGACGGCCCGGCTGGTAGCCGTGGTCTGCCTCGTCGGCCTGCTGGTGGGCGGGGTCGGCCTGTTCGCGACCAGTTTCCCGACCGATGGCACGGGGAGCGCCGGGTCTGCCTCGGCCATCGACCCATCGGCGAACCTCTCGGACCTGCACGACCGGAGCATCACCGGGGAGAACGTCACGGTGGGCGTCGTCGACGTGACCGGCTTCGACACCGACCACCCGGCCATCGCGGACCGCGTCGTGGCGGCGCGCTCGTTCGCGGCGGGCGAGACCGTGGCGAACGACGGCCAGAACGCCCACGGGACGGCGGCCGCCTCGCTCGTCTCCCGGGTCGCGCCGGACGCCGACCTCTACCTCGCGTCGTTCGATACGGGGCAGGACTACCGTCGCGCGATGGCATGGATGGTCGAGCAGGACGTCGACGTGGTCGTCGCCCCCGTGACCTTCTACGGGAAGCCCGACGACGGCTCCGCCCGGGTCGACCGCGTCGCACACAAGGCGCAGTCACAGGGGACCCTCGTGGTGGCCTCCGCGGGCAACCTCGGGCAGAGCCACTGGACCGGACACTTCGACCCCGCCGACGGTGCCCACCGCTTCGACCAGCGACTCGCGGACGAGGACGCAGAGACCGAGGACCGCTTCGAGGCCGACACGCGGAACTACCTCGTCGGTGACGGCCGGCGGGAGGTCTCGGTCTGGCTCTCGTGGGAGCAGGCGCGACCCGACGCGAACCTCACCCTCGAACTCTACGCCGAGGAACAGGGTGGCTCACGCCTGGTCGCGCGCTCGCAGCCCTACCGGGCGGACGACGTGCCCAACGAGCGCATCCACGCGACGCTCGACCCCGACGAGTCCTACTACGTCACCGTCACCGGCGGCGAAACCGCGACCGGCGTCCGGTTCTCGCTCTCCTCGCCGACGCACTCGTTCGAGCACCGCGTCAGGTCCGGGAGCATCGCCGCACCCGCGACCGCGGAGGACGTGCTCGCCGTCGGCGCCTACAACGGTCGGACCGGACGGGCAGAACCGTTCAGCGGTGCCGGGCCGGTGCCCCCGTCTCGCCTCGGCATCGACCTCGTGGCGCCGGACCGGCTGTCGGCCGCGAACCACCCGAACGGCTTCGTCGGGTCGTCGGCGGCCGCCCCGTACGTCGCCGGGGTGGCCGCCCTCGTGCTGGAGGTAAATCCCGACGCGTCCCCGGCCACGGTCCAGCGCCTGCTACTCGCGACCGCGAGCGACGTCCCACCACAGGGACTCGACCCCGTGTCCGGCCACGGGACGGTCGAACCGGCGCGAGCGGTCGCAGCAGCCCAGAACGGGACCACTCAAAACCGGGTTTTAGTAATGCCGAGTTTTAGTAGTGCAGCGATAGAAACTCCCGATACCGAACATGTCTGGCCTCATCGACCGCATCCAGGACCGAACGGCGACGGCTGACGAGCGGATGCGCGTGCTCGGGATGGCCGAGGCCGACACGGACGAGGTGCTCGACGCGCTCTCCTCGGAGACCGGGCGGACAACCTTCCGGACGCTGTTCGACGAGCCCGGGACCGCCTCCGAGCTGGCCGACCGGCTCGACACCTCCGTCCAGAACGTCCACTACCACCTGACGAACCTGCAGGACGCCGACCTCGTCGAGCCCATCGACACAATCTACTCGGAGAAGGGGAACGAGATGACGGTCTACGGCCCGGCGAACGACCCCCTCGTGTTCGTGGGGGACGACGACCGCCGGTCGGTCGTGGAGACCTCGCTGACGCAGGTCGTCGGCGGCCTCGGGCTCCTCGCGGCCGGGAGTCTGCTCGTCCAGTGGGGCGCCGAGCGACTGGTCCGCGAAGGGACGGCGGGTGGGGCCACTGGCGGCCCGGCCGGCCCTGCCGGGGAAGCGGCTCCGTCACTGTTCGCCGACGGGTCGCTCGGCTACCTCGTCTTCGAGGTGTTCGAGCCGGGGTTGCTCTTCTTCGCGTCGTGTCTCATCGTGG from Haloarchaeobius amylolyticus includes:
- a CDS encoding YjiH family protein; its protein translation is MSTETGGTYTVDTEPSARNIEDVNLQEFAMRPVAKFVVAFLIGGVFFLLPVPYQGEITVPFDIAVSTITETFPDAVGVYSLAIIVAGGVLTTLAMVGDGEFRDFDLSSFETSGVFWLLRVSGLVLAPVMFFKLGPGWLHTPGTGGLMWGTLVYSVGIIIPIGAIFITIFVELGGLEFVGTLARPVMKPLFKVPGRAALDSLASWVGSYSVGLYVTRNVFEQGGYHKRDVFTIATCFSTVSVGFVGVVAATLDMLPLFPLIFAAYFFCVTVTAIILVRIPPISTTDPEYIAEPDPELAFSGSPGDYVKLAISEAVGKAEEGESFVQAAKRGFVDGLQLTSLILGTILAVGLAATLLSANTPVFDILGKPLTPVVAALGIPNAETVAPATIVGITEMYVPVLLVTGVAVKAKFFVAVLAVSQLIFFSSVGPMIMDMFSDVPIRFRDLLALFVLRTVILLPLIAGITHLVAALGLL
- a CDS encoding YeiH family protein, whose translation is MTERSEAGPADSPTLVASLWSYLPGVAALICIGLVARLLSQVVPYVNALIAAVAIGILLGNLVGVPDRLSPGTETHKLWLEAGIVLMGARISLETLLEAGAELALVVAFGVLGTILLVELLAVSVFDVPQKLGSLLAAGAGICGVSAVVGVAGSIRANEEQIAYAAGTILLFDVVTLFVYPAVGEWLGLADRVFGVWAGLTMFSTGPVTAAGFAVSETAGQWATVTKLTRNLLLGGLVAAYSIRYAGRGEAGESAVSAATLWSSFPKFVIGFFAVMVLTSTALVSSADTTQLTHAYRWLFLFAFAGLGLSVDVGDLRETGVRPVALVLTTLVLVSVASLFVIQAVLGG
- a CDS encoding S8 family serine peptidase; protein product: MTGDDHPHGRFGGWPTDRGTARLVAVVCLVGLLVGGVGLFATSFPTDGTGSAGSASAIDPSANLSDLHDRSITGENVTVGVVDVTGFDTDHPAIADRVVAARSFAAGETVANDGQNAHGTAAASLVSRVAPDADLYLASFDTGQDYRRAMAWMVEQDVDVVVAPVTFYGKPDDGSARVDRVAHKAQSQGTLVVASAGNLGQSHWTGHFDPADGAHRFDQRLADEDAETEDRFEADTRNYLVGDGRREVSVWLSWEQARPDANLTLELYAEEQGGSRLVARSQPYRADDVPNERIHATLDPDESYYVTVTGGETATGVRFSLSSPTHSFEHRVRSGSIAAPATAEDVLAVGAYNGRTGRAEPFSGAGPVPPSRLGIDLVAPDRLSAANHPNGFVGSSAAAPYVAGVAALVLEVNPDASPATVQRLLLATASDVPPQGLDPVSGHGTVEPARAVAAAQNGTTQNRVLVMPSFSSAAIETPDTEHVWPHRPHPGPNGDG
- a CDS encoding helix-turn-helix domain-containing protein — translated: MYEAVFRIVGGGAYEVATDGTDTSIEVWCNDHCDLLHVSGSGGDRVLDEVEQTVGIRERLSQGNEQVLITADCLTAHMENNVETYLASHGCLLVPPLKYVDGAKHVRALALDADSLSAVYHDLTEECTVSVESKREIRSVTPDAPLLTVDAVLPELSSRQREAFLTAHERGYYELPRETTTEEIAAVIGVKRRTVEDHLRRAEKKIADSLVEYL
- a CDS encoding ArsR/SmtB family transcription factor, producing the protein MSGLIDRIQDRTATADERMRVLGMAEADTDEVLDALSSETGRTTFRTLFDEPGTASELADRLDTSVQNVHYHLTNLQDADLVEPIDTIYSEKGNEMTVYGPANDPLVFVGDDDRRSVVETSLTQVVGGLGLLAAGSLLVQWGAERLVREGTAGGATGGPAGPAGEAAPSLFADGSLGYLVFEVFEPGLLFFASCLIVAAVVAVGFRDS
- the hutU gene encoding urocanate hydratase — translated: MAQQPESEERHDVGEPSEQWREYQGAPTGTDIECKGWRQEAALRMLNNNLDPEVGEKPEDLVVYGGTGRAARSWDAYDAILDELRNLEDDETLLVQSGKPVGVFQTHERAPRVLIANSNLVGKWDDWEHFHELESKGLIMYGQMTAGSWAYIGTQGIIQGTYETLAELARQHYPDNDGLRGKITVTGGLGGMGGAQPLAVTMNHGVCIAAEVDEHRIDRRIETGYCMEKTDDLDEAIEKAQEAAANGEPYSIGLHMNAADMFEGMEERGFVPDVVTDQTSAHDELEGYYPSGYTVAEADELRERDPERYVAESIDTMERHVDGILAMQDAGAIAFEYGNNIRGQVKEYKGREDAFDFPGFVPAYIRPLFCRGKGPFRWAALSGDPADIHRTDEAVKELFPEKEHLHRWIDLAQEQVHFQGLPSRVCWLGYSTDDDGLTERAKFALKINELVAEGEISAPVVVTRDHLDAGSVASPNRETEAMQDGSDAVADWPILNALLNTASGADIVSVHDGGGVGIGNSLHTNNHVVLDGSDLAAEKAKRVYTTDPGMGVIRHADAGYEEALDEATVSNVRVPMREDE